The DNA region CGGCATGGGCCGCATCGGCACCGCCGTCGCCCAACGGGCGAAGGCTTTCGGCCTCAACATCCATTATTATTCCCGCAACCGCCGGCCAGAAGGTCTCGAGTCGCCGCTGGAAGCGACCTATTGGTCCGATCTCGATGCTATGGTCGAGGCGGTGGACATTGTTTCGCTCCACACGCCCCACACCCGAGAAACCTTCCATATCCTGTCGGCCGAACGGCTCTCGCGGATGAAGCCGGGCAGCTTCGTGGTCAATGTCAGCCGCCCCGAGCTCGTGGATGAGACGGCACTGGTTGCGGAAATCGAGAATGGCCACTTGGCGGGCGCGGCCCTCGACGTCTTCGAGTATCGGCAGGGCATCAACCCGCACCTGCTCGCACTGGCCGAGGCCAACAAGGTGGTGTTGACCGCCCACATGGCGTCGGCCACCCTGGAAGCTCGCATCGAGATGGGCGAAACGGTGATTGTGAACATCCGCACCTTCATGGACGGGCACCAGCCGCCCCATCGGGTGCTGCCCGACGGCACCCCCAGTCACCGCAGCTAAGTCATCAAAGTGTTGCGCCAAGTATTCACCTTGACCCCGATCGCATTTCGCGGCGGGTGAGGGCCTTGCGGGAGAACCCCCTCCCCTCCTAATCGTCGCGCGCGTCGGGGTTGGATCAACCGCAGCGCTTGAGGCGGGGGAAGTCGCTTATGCAGAAGTTCGGTTGGTGGTCGCTCGCGCTGATTGGCAGCTTGATGATTGGAGCGACGACTCCCCTGCTGGCGCAGGAGGCGGCGCCGCCACTCACCCTGTCTGGCGACAATCTTGTGCTCCAGGCCATGGATCATAGCCTTTCCATGCCATTGCCGGGCTGGCTTGCCCCAGAGCAACTGCCCGCGGGGGAAGTCGGGGCCGCCGTGCCGAGCCGATATGATGTCGAAGAAGACGGCGTCCGCCTGGCGCTTTATCCTGAAGGGGAAGGCCAGGAAAGCTGGACCCAGCTGTATGGGGCCCGGATTGCGCGGAACGATGGTCGGCATCTGGCCTCCTACCGCAATCAAGTGGTCGAGACTTACGGACAACGCTGCAAGCGCGAAGTCACCGGGTTCTTTCAGCTTGGTGAGGACAATGGGGAGCAGCTGGCGCCCTTGGGCTTTGTGTGCGGTGCCTTCCACGATGGTTTGGCGGGCTTCGCCGGGCAGGGCGAAGTGATGGTGATGACCTTTCGCAAAACTGATGCGGGCGTGGCGAGCGTCTACCAGGAATGGCGCGGGGATGCGTTTGATCCGGCCGATCCGGCAAGCTGGCCGGTGGCCACCGAGGTGGTGCAGGCCCGCGCCGAATTGCTGCAGGCGCAAACACAGCTTGCTCAGGACAATTGACGCGCCGGGCCGGAGCGCCTAAGTCGCGGCAATGAGCAGAGATAACAAGCCCTCCGGACCGAGCCAGCGCATGCTTCGCGTCGGGGAACTGGTGCGTCACGCCCTGGCGAGCATGTTCGCGCGCGGTGACGTGGTAGACGACGCCTTGCGCGGTGCAGTCGTCACCGTACCTGAGGTGCGCATGACGAATGACCTCAAGATTGCCAATGCCTATGTGATGCCGCTGGGCGGGGAGCATGCCGAGGAGATCGTCGCCGCGCTCAACCGCAACAAGAAGTTTATTCGCGGCCAGGTGGCGCCCCAGATCAACATGAAGTTCGCGCCCGAAATCCGGTTCTTCGTGGACGACACCTTTGACGAAGCCAGCCGCATCGACGCGCTCTTGCGCTCGGACCGGGTGCGCCGGGATGTCGAAGCCGAAGATGGGGACGACGAGCAAGAGTGAGCGCCCCCAAACGCGTGAAACGCCCAATCTCGGGATGGGTGGTTCTCAACAAGCCCTATGACATGACCTCGACCCAGGCGGTGGGCAAGGTGCGCTGGCTTTTTGCCGCTGCCAAGGCGGGGCACGCCGGTACGCTCGATCCGCTCGCGACCGGCATTCTGCCCATCGCGTTGGGCGAAGCAACCAAGGCCGTGCCGCAAGTGCAAGACGGCACCAAAGTCTATCGCTTCGCTATTAAATGGGGCAGTGCCACCACGACCGACGATGCGGAAGGCGCGGTGATCGCCACGTCCGACGTCCGACCCAGTCGTGAGGCGCTCGAGGCTGTGCTGCCGCAGTTTACCGGAGCGGTCATGCAACGGCCGCCGATCTTTTCGGCGCTCAAGATTGCTGGTGAACGCGCCTATGATTTGGCGCGGGCCGGAGAAGCGGTGGAACTCGAGCCTCGCCCCGTGGACATCGACGCTATTGCCGTGCTCGAGCATGGCGCCGAGCACACCATGCTCGAAGTCACCTGCGGCAAGGGCACCTATGTGCGCTCGCTGGCGCGCGACCTCGCCGAGGCGCTAGGAACGCGTGGGCATGTCAGCCTGCTGCACCGCGCCGCTGTGGGCCCCTTCACCGATGCCGAAGCGGTGACGCTGGAGCAGCTCGAAGCAGCGGAAGGCGCGCAGCGCGACGCTCTTTTGGCTCCTGTGGCAGCGGGTTTCTCGGAACTACCGGAGATCCGGCTGGATGCTCTGCAGGCTTCGGCCGTGCGTCATGGCAATCCGGTGCTCCTCACCGGCGCAGCGGCCCCGGTGCAAATGGATGAGTGCTGGGCAAGCTTTGCCGGCGGGGTCGTGGCGACCGGCTCGGTGGCATACGGGCAGTTTCAGCCCCGGCGGGTCTTCAATACATAAAATAAAGGGCAGAGATTTTTCTCCACCCTTTGAGTTTAATGGTTCGGGGGCGTTGGTGCCCTTCTCTATTGCTCTTAGAAGCGACGGAAGTCCGTCAGCATCAATTTCTTGTCGCGGTGATTGCCACCCTTCTGAGCTGCCCAGAACGAGGCAATGGCGGCGGCGAGCAGCGAGGCCGAGATCAGGAAGGCCGAGATGATCGCGGTGTTGCGGGCAGTTCGGGCCGCGTCGACGGCCTGCTGGCGCGCATTTTCGACGCTTGCACTGACCTGCTCAACGCGAGCTTCGGCTTCCTGGGGGGCCAGGCCGGTGTTAGTGGCCACGGACGAGACGAGATAGGCACGATCTTCCTCGGGCAGCGGGCCCTCGTTGAGCGCAGCCTGCGCAAAGATGCGGGTTGCCTCGGCGCGAGCAGACTCGGTGTCGGTCGCCTGGGGCGAGCGGAACAGAGAGTCCACGTAATAGGCGTTCGGATCCATTTCGCTGACGGCATCGCCGGCGACCGTGGAGGCAGCCTCGGTTGCCGTCGAGGCGACTGAGCCTAGCG from Devosia sp. RR2S18 includes:
- a CDS encoding 2-hydroxyacid dehydrogenase, with protein sequence MASLKPKILVTRRLPEAIEARMATLFETDINEGDVTLTSHDIVAGLSGKDVLVSSITDRIDADLIARLPPSVRLIAQFGNGVDNIDLEAAWAAGLTVTNTPSVLTEDTADMAMVLMLALPRRLVEGTQKLVRDGVWAGWSPTSMLGHRLRGKQLGIVGMGRIGTAVAQRAKAFGLNIHYYSRNRRPEGLESPLEATYWSDLDAMVEAVDIVSLHTPHTRETFHILSAERLSRMKPGSFVVNVSRPELVDETALVAEIENGHLAGAALDVFEYRQGINPHLLALAEANKVVLTAHMASATLEARIEMGETVIVNIRTFMDGHQPPHRVLPDGTPSHRS
- the truB gene encoding tRNA pseudouridine(55) synthase TruB; protein product: MSAPKRVKRPISGWVVLNKPYDMTSTQAVGKVRWLFAAAKAGHAGTLDPLATGILPIALGEATKAVPQVQDGTKVYRFAIKWGSATTTDDAEGAVIATSDVRPSREALEAVLPQFTGAVMQRPPIFSALKIAGERAYDLARAGEAVELEPRPVDIDAIAVLEHGAEHTMLEVTCGKGTYVRSLARDLAEALGTRGHVSLLHRAAVGPFTDAEAVTLEQLEAAEGAQRDALLAPVAAGFSELPEIRLDALQASAVRHGNPVLLTGAAAPVQMDECWASFAGGVVATGSVAYGQFQPRRVFNT
- the rbfA gene encoding 30S ribosome-binding factor RbfA, encoding MSRDNKPSGPSQRMLRVGELVRHALASMFARGDVVDDALRGAVVTVPEVRMTNDLKIANAYVMPLGGEHAEEIVAALNRNKKFIRGQVAPQINMKFAPEIRFFVDDTFDEASRIDALLRSDRVRRDVEAEDGDDEQE